One segment of Pyrococcus sp. ST04 DNA contains the following:
- a CDS encoding C2H2-type zinc finger protein, with the protein MVRLRAIIVRDRDGEEFLRCPRCGMVFKRRKDYIKHVNKAHGWLFGRGKPKGKRLQKKYAKKLSK; encoded by the coding sequence ATGGTGAGGCTTAGGGCGATCATCGTTAGAGATAGAGATGGTGAGGAATTCCTTAGATGCCCCAGATGTGGTATGGTATTCAAAAGAAGAAAGGATTACATAAAGCACGTTAACAAGGCTCATGGATGGCTATTTGGCAGGGGTAAGCCCAAGGGTAAGAGACTTCAAAAGAAGTATGCAAAGAAGCTTTCTAAGTGA
- a CDS encoding MBL fold metallo-hydrolase, which produces MRLVVLNDNVPARGLINEWGWSILVDRVIFDADTNPLVLAHNARILGVSLKNIKFAFLSHWHYDHYGGMPYIAELNPGIKLYAPIEGMAMAMRWGFEPVPVRDGGKIEDKFYTSGVLEGIEHAMGVETSSGLVIIVGCSHPGVDRLVEEVLKVSGNEKAYLVIGGFHSPPIWRLNRLAELSELIAPAHCSGDVAKDYIKKKFPDKFVEVRTGTIIDV; this is translated from the coding sequence ATGAGGTTGGTAGTTCTAAATGATAATGTCCCCGCTAGAGGATTAATTAATGAGTGGGGATGGAGCATTCTAGTGGATCGCGTGATATTCGATGCCGACACGAATCCCCTTGTTCTAGCCCACAATGCAAGGATCCTTGGGGTGAGTCTAAAAAATATAAAGTTCGCTTTCCTAAGCCACTGGCACTATGATCACTATGGGGGAATGCCATATATAGCTGAGCTTAATCCTGGAATAAAGTTGTATGCTCCAATAGAAGGAATGGCCATGGCTATGAGATGGGGATTTGAACCGGTTCCAGTAAGGGACGGAGGAAAGATTGAAGATAAGTTCTATACCTCAGGTGTTTTAGAAGGTATTGAGCATGCAATGGGCGTTGAAACTAGTTCTGGTCTTGTGATAATCGTTGGCTGTAGCCACCCTGGAGTTGACAGGCTTGTGGAAGAAGTTTTGAAAGTTTCTGGCAATGAAAAGGCATATTTGGTAATTGGAGGATTTCACTCTCCTCCCATATGGAGATTGAACAGACTTGCAGAACTATCTGAATTAATAGCACCTGCCCACTGTTCCGGAGATGTAGCAAAAGACTACATAAAGAAAAAATTTCCAGATAAGTTCGTAGAGGTCAGGACTGGAACAATAATTGATGTTTAG
- a CDS encoding NifB/NifX family molybdenum-iron cluster-binding protein yields MRCLKVAFGMESDDKLIDAHYGDSNFFAIYEVCENGEVRLLEKRHNKARDMEEEDEGHGDPRKFRAIIELLKDVDVLAAFRMGPNFLRIRDQSDKVAFFTRTRDLNVALQRVLENFDELWRQVQEKKKANMSY; encoded by the coding sequence ATGAGGTGTTTGAAAGTTGCTTTCGGCATGGAAAGTGATGATAAGCTAATAGACGCTCACTACGGTGATTCAAATTTCTTTGCAATATATGAAGTTTGTGAAAATGGAGAGGTCAGATTATTAGAGAAAAGGCACAATAAAGCAAGAGATATGGAGGAAGAAGATGAGGGTCATGGCGATCCAAGGAAGTTCAGGGCAATAATCGAACTCTTAAAAGACGTTGATGTTCTTGCAGCGTTTAGAATGGGGCCCAACTTTCTTAGAATAAGAGATCAGAGCGATAAAGTTGCATTTTTTACGAGAACTAGAGATCTAAATGTGGCCCTTCAAAGGGTTTTAGAAAACTTTGATGAGCTGTGGAGACAAGTTCAAGAAAAGAAAAAAGCTAATATGTCCTACTAA
- a CDS encoding NifB/NifX family molybdenum-iron cluster-binding protein produces the protein MRVAVPTNGGGLEDTVAPVFARAPAFLIADIDENGNITSTKIIQNPAATAAGGAGPLAVQTLINEGVEAIVAPQVGPNALGAIQAAGIRLYTVAPGTKVEDAVKVVTQETPTPSQVPRVFGPAVTAPVAPQTPVVPAYYWGPGWGWGRGRGWGRGWGRGWGRGGRGWGARLGYCPWTGMPSRRTLRWLYGWWW, from the coding sequence GTGAGGGTTGCTGTTCCGACAAATGGTGGAGGATTAGAAGACACCGTTGCCCCCGTATTTGCAAGAGCTCCGGCATTTTTAATTGCTGACATAGATGAAAACGGGAACATAACGAGCACAAAAATCATTCAGAACCCAGCTGCAACAGCTGCTGGCGGAGCAGGCCCACTTGCTGTGCAAACGCTCATAAATGAAGGTGTTGAGGCAATAGTTGCTCCTCAGGTTGGACCGAACGCGTTGGGTGCAATACAGGCCGCAGGAATAAGACTATACACAGTTGCACCCGGGACTAAAGTTGAAGATGCAGTTAAAGTTGTCACCCAAGAAACTCCAACACCATCACAAGTTCCAAGAGTATTTGGTCCAGCGGTAACTGCCCCAGTTGCCCCGCAAACTCCAGTTGTACCTGCCTACTATTGGGGGCCAGGATGGGGATGGGGAAGAGGAAGAGGCTGGGGCAGAGGTTGGGGACGTGGTTGGGGAAGAGGTGGAAGAGGCTGGGGAGCAAGACTCGGCTACTGCCCATGGACTGGAATGCCAAGTAGAAGAACCTTAAGATGGCTTTATGGCTGGTGGTGGTGA
- a CDS encoding class I SAM-dependent methyltransferase: MGEKYDLLEIPLDKFFEKLREKAIRYIQPGSRVLEVGIGTGKTLKYYPKNIELYAVDGSIKMLEIAKKKAESLGINVNFFHADVENLPFPDNVFDYVVSSFVFCTVPNPERGMLEIKRVLKPGGRAIFLEHTLSDSKAINNLLLRPLEFLLKPLLDDETTRKTHELVRKFFEVEKEEKHYKGVVRLIIGRKPHSWPSRPY, from the coding sequence ATAGGAGAAAAGTACGACTTACTCGAAATTCCCCTTGACAAATTTTTTGAAAAGCTTAGAGAAAAAGCCATAAGGTATATTCAACCTGGAAGCAGAGTTCTTGAGGTTGGAATAGGAACTGGAAAGACTCTGAAGTATTATCCAAAAAACATAGAACTTTACGCAGTAGATGGAAGTATTAAAATGCTTGAAATAGCTAAGAAAAAGGCAGAAAGCTTGGGAATTAATGTGAACTTTTTCCATGCAGATGTTGAGAACCTTCCTTTTCCCGACAATGTTTTTGATTATGTCGTTTCTTCTTTCGTCTTTTGTACTGTTCCAAATCCGGAAAGAGGTATGCTTGAGATTAAACGGGTTCTTAAACCTGGTGGAAGGGCTATATTCCTAGAGCACACTTTAAGCGACAGTAAAGCTATAAATAACTTACTCTTAAGGCCCTTAGAGTTCCTATTAAAGCCTCTTCTTGATGATGAGACAACGCGAAAGACCCATGAGCTTGTGAGAAAATTCTTTGAAGTTGAAAAAGAAGAAAAACATTACAAGGGAGTTGTGAGGTTAATAATAGGGAGGAAACCACATTCTTGGCCCTCTAGGCCTTATTAG
- a CDS encoding SufD family Fe-S cluster assembly protein produces MSETLTLMDARSIIENQIEELAKRNREPEWMTRLRYKALDEFMKAPHVDPIIDEESLLKFIAKPEVEGLPEKIESLDDLPPEMKALLDRLGISEVEQKYIAGLAVQTDTGVIYNQFLQEWAKKGLIVMPTEEAVRKYPEVMKEHFLKLFKAGENKLTAYHTAVWNGGIFLYLKENLKVPFPLHLFFLIQESSLAQAPHIVIIAEKNSEVHLIEGCTAPILVRHSLHLDMTEAYLHEGSKVRLTVLQNWPEYVHTRPMTRAKVGKNAQFLNTTVSLGAGKSNIANPKYWVREGGYVELNGIILGQKDWYIDLGGEMYLEGEGSKGINASKSVIMDESTVITRGKIVAIAPKTKGHISCDALLMSDKARMETYPGLVSLVDDAELSHEAAIGKIREEELFYLMSRGLSEEKATQLIVKGFLEPMLKDIPVEFLVEIRKIIELAVSGGM; encoded by the coding sequence ATGAGTGAAACCCTAACTTTGATGGATGCAAGATCAATAATTGAGAATCAAATAGAGGAGCTAGCAAAAAGAAATAGAGAGCCTGAATGGATGACGAGACTAAGATACAAAGCTCTCGATGAATTTATGAAGGCTCCTCATGTTGATCCAATAATTGATGAAGAGTCTCTTCTGAAGTTCATAGCAAAGCCTGAGGTTGAAGGTCTTCCTGAGAAAATTGAAAGTTTAGATGACTTGCCACCTGAGATGAAGGCTTTACTTGACAGGCTTGGGATCTCAGAAGTTGAGCAAAAGTATATAGCAGGTTTAGCCGTTCAAACTGATACAGGAGTTATATATAACCAGTTTCTTCAGGAGTGGGCTAAGAAGGGTCTCATTGTAATGCCAACTGAAGAAGCCGTAAGGAAATACCCTGAGGTCATGAAAGAGCACTTCCTAAAACTTTTCAAGGCTGGTGAGAATAAGTTAACTGCATATCATACAGCAGTGTGGAATGGTGGAATTTTCCTTTATCTAAAGGAGAACTTAAAGGTTCCTTTCCCACTTCATTTATTCTTCTTAATTCAGGAGAGCTCTCTGGCTCAAGCTCCTCATATCGTTATAATTGCCGAAAAGAATAGTGAAGTTCACCTAATTGAAGGATGTACTGCTCCAATACTGGTTAGACACTCGCTTCATCTTGACATGACTGAAGCCTATCTCCATGAGGGATCAAAGGTCAGGCTCACGGTTCTTCAGAATTGGCCTGAATACGTTCATACGAGACCCATGACAAGGGCCAAGGTCGGAAAAAATGCCCAATTCTTGAACACGACAGTAAGTCTTGGAGCCGGAAAAAGCAATATTGCCAATCCAAAGTATTGGGTAAGGGAAGGTGGTTACGTGGAGTTAAATGGAATAATCCTGGGTCAAAAGGACTGGTACATAGACCTGGGCGGTGAGATGTACCTTGAGGGGGAAGGGTCTAAAGGCATAAATGCAAGTAAATCCGTCATAATGGATGAGTCCACTGTCATCACTAGGGGAAAGATAGTGGCCATTGCTCCGAAAACAAAAGGTCATATAAGCTGTGATGCTTTATTAATGAGTGATAAAGCCAGGATGGAAACATATCCGGGATTAGTAAGCCTCGTTGATGATGCAGAACTTAGTCATGAGGCTGCTATAGGAAAAATCAGGGAAGAAGAACTGTTCTATTTAATGTCAAGGGGTTTAAGCGAGGAAAAGGCAACTCAACTTATAGTGAAGGGCTTCCTTGAGCCCATGCTAAAGGACATTCCTGTTGAGTTCCTTGTAGAGATAAGAAAGATAATAGAGCTCGCAGTGAGTGGGGGGATGTAG
- the sufC gene encoding Fe-S cluster assembly ATPase SufC → MLKVENLHVSAGGKEILKGVNLTVNPGEFHIIMGPNGSGKSTLALTIAGHPKYKITRGKIKLNGEDITDLPPDERAKRGIFLAFQVPPEVEGVRIIDFLTQVLSELKGIDVMKAYDIIKEKAQELWFKEEDLRRCINVGFSGGERKRLELLQALLIEPKVLILDEPDSGVDVDSLSVISRKIEELHKKGISIVLITHYGRILKHIDRENIIVHVMESGRIIKSGGAELVDIIEAEGFKAVLGGDSNE, encoded by the coding sequence ATGCTCAAAGTTGAGAATCTCCATGTGAGTGCTGGTGGGAAGGAGATACTTAAGGGAGTAAATCTAACCGTAAACCCTGGCGAGTTCCATATAATTATGGGCCCTAACGGCTCAGGAAAATCAACTCTTGCACTTACAATAGCAGGTCATCCAAAGTATAAGATCACTCGAGGAAAGATAAAGCTAAATGGTGAAGACATAACAGATTTACCCCCGGATGAGAGGGCTAAAAGAGGAATATTCCTAGCATTTCAAGTTCCTCCTGAAGTTGAAGGGGTTAGAATAATAGACTTCCTCACCCAAGTTCTCAGCGAACTTAAAGGAATAGATGTAATGAAGGCGTACGATATTATCAAAGAGAAGGCCCAGGAACTATGGTTCAAAGAAGAAGATCTAAGGAGATGCATAAATGTAGGTTTTTCGGGCGGTGAGAGAAAGAGACTAGAACTTCTTCAGGCTCTCTTGATCGAACCAAAGGTTCTGATACTTGATGAACCGGATAGTGGAGTGGATGTGGACTCTCTAAGCGTAATAAGCAGAAAAATTGAAGAACTTCATAAGAAGGGGATATCAATAGTCCTGATAACTCACTACGGCAGAATACTGAAGCATATAGACAGAGAGAACATCATTGTTCATGTAATGGAGAGTGGAAGGATAATAAAAAGTGGTGGAGCCGAGCTTGTGGATATAATTGAAGCCGAGGGATTTAAGGCTGTTCTTGGAGGTGATTCTAATGAGTGA
- a CDS encoding NifB/NifX family molybdenum-iron cluster-binding protein, translating to MRFIVATVRGGLDDRVNQAFGRTPTFTIVDVDENGNILNVQVVENPGYSQPRGAGVTAAQFCIDQGADVVIAGQYGPNSYGVLQAAGMRFVSAPPTMTVREAIEAYLRGELTQAIMGQGGGERGMGRGMGRGRGWGRGW from the coding sequence ATGAGATTCATAGTGGCAACTGTTAGAGGGGGACTTGACGATAGGGTAAATCAAGCCTTTGGAAGAACCCCAACGTTCACCATAGTTGATGTAGACGAAAATGGAAACATACTCAACGTGCAAGTTGTTGAGAATCCTGGCTACTCACAGCCAAGAGGAGCAGGAGTAACTGCGGCCCAGTTCTGCATTGACCAAGGAGCTGACGTGGTGATAGCTGGTCAGTATGGTCCAAACTCCTACGGAGTTCTCCAGGCGGCAGGAATGAGGTTCGTCTCAGCTCCGCCAACGATGACCGTTAGAGAGGCCATAGAGGCCTACCTAAGAGGAGAGCTAACACAGGCCATCATGGGCCAGGGTGGAGGAGAAAGAGGTATGGGCAGAGGAATGGGTAGGGGAAGAGGGTGGGGGAGAGGATGGTGA
- a CDS encoding MBL fold metallo-hydrolase, translated as MVRVVIVFENHAGYRKGLIGYHGFSALVENNGYRVLVDTGTDGNILLNNMRELGINPDSIDALFITHGHYDHTGGLKALLEAREKPLDIYAHPQIFEKRIALKPRRRDIGIPFEREELEELGAVFHLSEKPKEFLPGFLSSGEIERTTWDRAVGYFPDGRRDPVKDDMALIVDAGDGLVVISGCGHSGIINIARHAIRIANKRIAALIGGFHLKGASREILEDVVDEMKKLEVERLYPGHCTGIREFAYLYSKLGNVEEIYVGKEIKI; from the coding sequence ATGGTGAGGGTTGTTATAGTATTTGAAAATCATGCTGGGTACAGAAAGGGGCTTATAGGATATCATGGCTTTTCAGCATTAGTTGAGAACAATGGATATAGAGTCCTTGTCGATACAGGAACAGATGGAAATATTTTACTGAACAACATGAGAGAGCTCGGAATAAATCCAGATTCCATAGATGCCCTATTCATAACACATGGTCACTATGATCACACGGGAGGATTAAAAGCTCTCTTAGAAGCCAGAGAAAAGCCCTTAGATATCTATGCCCATCCCCAGATTTTTGAAAAGAGGATAGCCTTGAAGCCAAGGAGAAGGGACATTGGAATACCCTTCGAGAGAGAGGAGCTTGAGGAGCTAGGCGCTGTCTTTCACTTAAGTGAAAAGCCAAAAGAGTTCTTACCAGGATTCTTAAGTTCCGGAGAAATTGAAAGAACAACATGGGACAGAGCCGTTGGATACTTCCCTGATGGAAGAAGGGATCCCGTTAAAGATGACATGGCTTTAATAGTCGATGCAGGAGATGGATTGGTTGTTATAAGTGGATGCGGACATAGCGGGATAATAAACATTGCTAGACACGCAATTAGGATTGCTAACAAAAGGATTGCGGCTTTAATCGGGGGATTCCATCTAAAAGGCGCGAGTAGGGAAATATTGGAAGATGTAGTTGATGAAATGAAGAAGCTTGAAGTTGAAAGGCTATACCCTGGGCATTGCACTGGAATAAGAGAATTTGCATACCTCTACAGCAAACTCGGAAACGTGGAAGAAATATATGTAGGAAAGGAGATAAAGATTTAG
- a CDS encoding translation initiation factor IF-5A, protein MGDKTKVQVSKLKPGRYIIIDDEPCRIVNITVSSPGKHGSAKARIEAVGIFDGKVRSIVKPTSAEVDVPIIDKKTAQVIAITPDTVQIMDMETYEMFEVPLDTGVDEEIRDKLKEGINVEYWETLGRIKIMRIKGEGE, encoded by the coding sequence ATGGGCGACAAGACAAAGGTTCAGGTGAGCAAGCTTAAGCCTGGGAGATACATAATTATTGACGATGAGCCATGCAGGATTGTAAACATTACCGTCTCCTCCCCAGGGAAGCACGGATCAGCAAAGGCAAGAATTGAGGCAGTAGGAATATTTGATGGAAAAGTTAGGAGCATAGTTAAGCCAACAAGCGCTGAAGTTGACGTTCCAATAATAGACAAGAAAACGGCCCAAGTTATCGCAATAACCCCAGACACCGTTCAGATAATGGACATGGAAACTTATGAGATGTTCGAAGTTCCCTTAGACACTGGTGTTGACGAGGAAATAAGGGACAAGCTCAAAGAAGGAATAAACGTAGAATACTGGGAGACCCTTGGAAGAATCAAGATAATGAGGATAAAGGGGGAGGGAGAGTAG
- a CDS encoding sodium-dependent transporter — MRGRTLYFVFILIAYTIGIWTFSLVPKILMTTGLTGLGMMLIFSGIVGAMIVFEAGEISRRGYRVHEFMTKVGRMPTVSIVMLVFLFIMTGIIGHYTGIALEKIFGISIPGIGIITVLLALGLLLLAKSKSLDLIVIFSILLIILTVFAAFFLGSKAEEFVTKESSYQFISTTLDKLHSFQTNIPVTIVVETFLVTLLIFGLGVGFYYVIGSSLAAINVDMKRILLVVILLQIVLSMLSALIITYSIGISHQAYWTAFESGKAMEAMDVYNKYFRPLWREYTSPEDIDVKPLIETVFGIPEILAKLKVKGWYSFTIALMLSIFFAGFTTILVLLESGAQLAMDVFQTTRKNSLIMISLISSILAGLSYLGPLRATLLATIVLMVPLYALVELFPIARVAEEKRIWVLVLSAILVIVWIPMVFMGIQSGKDVQILGIIVGLMLLVPLAFNRMFAKTTR, encoded by the coding sequence ATGAGGGGGAGAACGCTATACTTTGTGTTCATTTTAATTGCATACACGATTGGAATATGGACATTTTCTTTGGTTCCAAAGATCCTAATGACAACAGGGTTGACAGGCCTCGGAATGATGCTGATTTTTTCAGGAATTGTTGGTGCTATGATAGTATTTGAAGCAGGAGAAATATCTAGAAGAGGATACAGAGTTCATGAATTCATGACGAAAGTAGGCAGAATGCCAACTGTCTCGATTGTAATGTTAGTATTCCTCTTTATAATGACTGGAATAATTGGCCACTACACTGGAATTGCCCTTGAGAAAATATTTGGAATTTCTATACCAGGAATTGGAATAATAACTGTTTTATTAGCCTTAGGCCTATTACTGTTAGCAAAATCAAAATCATTAGACCTGATTGTAATCTTTTCGATATTATTGATAATACTAACTGTATTTGCAGCGTTTTTCCTTGGTTCAAAGGCAGAGGAGTTTGTAACTAAGGAGTCATCCTATCAGTTCATCTCAACAACACTCGATAAACTACACTCTTTCCAAACAAACATTCCAGTTACCATAGTAGTAGAAACATTTTTGGTAACTTTACTGATATTTGGGCTAGGAGTGGGCTTCTATTATGTAATTGGATCTTCCCTTGCAGCTATAAACGTTGATATGAAAAGAATTCTACTTGTAGTAATATTGCTCCAGATTGTTTTATCAATGCTCTCGGCATTGATAATAACCTATTCAATTGGAATTTCCCATCAAGCTTATTGGACAGCATTTGAAAGTGGTAAAGCTATGGAAGCTATGGATGTCTACAATAAATACTTCAGACCATTATGGAGAGAGTATACTTCGCCAGAGGACATAGACGTCAAGCCTTTAATAGAGACAGTATTTGGAATACCAGAAATACTTGCCAAGCTTAAGGTTAAAGGGTGGTACAGCTTTACTATAGCTCTTATGCTCTCAATATTCTTTGCAGGATTTACAACGATTCTCGTATTATTAGAAAGCGGAGCTCAGCTAGCGATGGATGTATTTCAAACAACGAGGAAAAATAGTCTAATAATGATCAGCTTAATATCGTCAATATTGGCTGGTCTCTCATATTTGGGCCCCCTTAGGGCAACACTTCTTGCTACGATAGTTCTAATGGTACCTCTCTATGCTTTAGTTGAGCTATTCCCAATAGCTAGAGTTGCGGAAGAGAAAAGAATATGGGTGTTAGTTCTTTCTGCTATACTGGTAATCGTTTGGATACCAATGGTTTTCATGGGAATACAGAGCGGAAAAGACGTTCAGATACTTGGGATTATAGTGGGACTTATGCTCTTAGTACCACTGGCATTTAATAGGATGTTTGCAAAAACAACAAGATGA
- a CDS encoding 16S rRNA methyltransferase produces MEKKRLHLIIADSELELVPKQIVDHPAIVNYARRRKKKPEQVILDSTYHHAALRQLEDGDRRGRPDIVHLCLLNALESILNKKDRLRVYVHTRNDYVIYIKPETRLPRNYNRFIGLMERLFEKKVVPEDLQLLRLEEKTLNQLISEINPDAVFIMHEKGEFMIPKHFGKLLSKFKRPVVVVGGFPHGDFRSEIDGIKISLYGEPLMAWTIVNEVIIPYEWEVID; encoded by the coding sequence ATGGAAAAGAAAAGACTACATCTTATAATTGCAGATTCAGAGCTAGAATTAGTTCCAAAACAAATAGTAGATCATCCTGCAATAGTCAACTATGCGAGGAGGAGGAAGAAAAAACCTGAGCAGGTAATTTTGGACTCTACTTATCATCATGCAGCTTTAAGGCAGCTTGAGGATGGTGATAGAAGAGGTAGGCCAGATATAGTACATTTATGCCTTTTAAACGCCCTTGAGAGCATATTAAATAAAAAAGATAGATTAAGGGTTTATGTCCATACAAGGAATGATTATGTAATATACATAAAACCTGAAACTAGACTCCCTAGGAATTATAATCGTTTTATTGGATTAATGGAGAGGTTGTTTGAGAAAAAGGTAGTACCAGAAGATTTGCAACTTTTGAGATTAGAAGAGAAGACGCTTAACCAGTTAATCTCAGAAATAAATCCAGATGCCGTATTTATAATGCATGAGAAGGGGGAATTTATGATTCCTAAGCATTTTGGTAAACTACTCTCTAAATTCAAAAGACCTGTAGTTGTAGTTGGCGGATTTCCACATGGAGATTTCAGGAGTGAAATTGATGGAATTAAAATTAGCCTTTATGGGGAACCTCTTATGGCTTGGACGATAGTCAATGAGGTAATAATCCCTTATGAGTGGGAAGTTATTGATTAA
- a CDS encoding metallophosphoesterase — translation MLWPFKRKIDLPREALEPKKKILHISDTPESIYNFIFELVQTIEPSIIIHTGDLVDNLKLERKPWLRDSYEKAVRKLLKLASYSTLYIVPGNEDDEDIIKRIFGNFAIIVRPGSVMSICGRKIALGHKPEDVKGVKADLYMYGHDPKSKFGLNGIHFAYIIICPDWKIYKVPYPPGTNFDRGYKMLRGL, via the coding sequence ATGTTGTGGCCATTCAAAAGAAAAATAGACTTACCAAGAGAAGCCCTTGAGCCCAAGAAAAAGATACTTCACATAAGTGACACCCCTGAAAGCATCTATAACTTTATTTTTGAACTTGTCCAAACTATAGAACCGAGTATAATAATTCATACGGGAGACCTAGTAGACAATTTAAAACTAGAAAGGAAGCCATGGCTTAGAGATAGTTACGAAAAAGCAGTCCGAAAGCTTCTCAAATTGGCATCATACAGTACACTCTACATAGTTCCTGGGAACGAGGATGATGAAGACATAATAAAGCGGATATTTGGAAATTTTGCTATAATAGTGAGGCCTGGAAGTGTAATGAGCATCTGTGGAAGAAAAATAGCCTTAGGACACAAGCCAGAAGATGTGAAAGGAGTTAAAGCAGATTTATACATGTATGGTCACGATCCAAAATCCAAATTTGGGCTTAACGGAATACATTTTGCTTACATAATCATATGTCCAGATTGGAAGATATATAAAGTTCCGTATCCACCCGGAACAAACTTTGACAGGGGATACAAAATGCTGAGGGGATTATGA
- the rpiA gene encoding ribose-5-phosphate isomerase RpiA, whose protein sequence is MNIEDMKKAVAKEALKYIEDDMVVGLGTGSTTAYFIRFLGEKIQKGELEEIYGVPTSYQAKILAMESGVPVLSLDQVDAIDIAVDGADEVDPNLNLIKGRGAALTMEKIIEYRAGTFLVLVDETKLVEYLCQKMPVPIEVIPAAWRAILEELSIFNAEAELRMGKKKDGPVVTENGNFIIDAKFPRIEDPLDMEIELNTIPGVVENGIFADIADIVLVGTKAGVKKMER, encoded by the coding sequence ATGAACATTGAAGATATGAAGAAAGCTGTCGCAAAAGAGGCCCTAAAATATATAGAAGATGACATGGTGGTTGGGTTAGGGACAGGGTCAACTACGGCATATTTCATCAGATTTCTAGGTGAGAAAATCCAAAAAGGAGAACTTGAAGAGATATATGGCGTTCCAACCTCCTATCAGGCAAAAATTCTTGCAATGGAAAGTGGAGTTCCAGTGTTAAGCCTAGACCAAGTTGATGCAATAGACATTGCAGTCGATGGAGCGGATGAAGTAGACCCAAATTTAAACCTGATTAAGGGAAGAGGAGCAGCGCTCACAATGGAGAAAATAATAGAGTACAGAGCCGGGACATTCCTAGTCCTAGTTGATGAAACCAAACTTGTTGAGTATTTGTGCCAAAAAATGCCAGTCCCAATTGAAGTAATTCCTGCAGCATGGAGGGCAATTCTCGAGGAACTTAGCATATTCAATGCAGAAGCAGAGCTAAGAATGGGCAAAAAGAAGGATGGCCCCGTGGTAACTGAAAACGGAAACTTCATTATAGATGCAAAGTTTCCTAGGATAGAAGATCCCCTCGATATGGAGATAGAGCTTAACACAATTCCGGGGGTCGTTGAAAACGGTATATTTGCAGATATAGCTGACATAGTTTTGGTAGGAACGAAAGCTGGAGTAAAGAAAATGGAAAGGTAA